From one Anopheles cruzii chromosome 3, idAnoCruzAS_RS32_06, whole genome shotgun sequence genomic stretch:
- the LOC128273363 gene encoding peroxisomal membrane protein 11C-like isoform X2, whose product MSKMLNEICDMLDGYTGRDKIIRMLCYTTKLASGLYAQKDPELARKLAIFSSKMSETRATLRLFDDLPMLAYSLSYGYGSKEPDRWMGLIGFISNLVDHAYYPVDKVCWLLEHNLLNVQNPTKWDTINSLLWVGSIYLNLMKTIRSFTVMEQHKSCIDKKENEARLDIRQAFQMLLVKQRMEALSILRLSLDLIHAGSTLPKGMLWGGCFQTWHVGLIGTVSSLMGLYQYVAKKRIVKQCS is encoded by the exons ATGAGCAAGATGTTGAACGAAATCTGTGATATGTTGGACGGATACACCGGACGGGATAAG ATCATACGGATGCTTTGCTACACGACTAAGCTGGCCTCAGGACTGTACGCCCAAAAGGACCCGGAATTGGCAAGAAAATTGGCTATTTTCAGCTCGAAGATGTCCGAAACACGTGCCACCCTTCGACTGTTCGATGATCTGCCGATGCTGGCGTACAGCTTGAGCTATGGTTACGGTAGCAAAGAACCGGACCGGTGGATGGGACTGATTGGATTCATCTCAAATCTGGTCGACCATGCCTACTATCCGGTGGACAAAGTTTGTTGGCTTCTGGAGCACAATCTGCTGAACGTGCAGAATCCCACCAAGTGGGACACGATCAACTCCTTGCTGTGGGTTGGGTCGATATACCTCAATCTGATGAA aACTATTCGGAGCTTCACCGTAATGGAGCAACATAAATCATGTAtagataaaaaagaaaacgaagcaaGGTTAGACATCCG TCAAGCATTTCAAATGTTGCTGGTTAAGCAACGCATGGAAGCCCTTTCAATTCTACGGTTATCATTGGACCTAATTCATGCCGGCAGTACACTACCGAAAGGTATGCTTTGGGGTGGATGCTTCCAAACTTGGCACGTTGGGTTAATTGGTACCGTATCGTCGCTAATGGGTCTGTATCAATATGTCGCCAAAAAGCGAATCGTTAAACAGTGTTCCTAG
- the LOC128273363 gene encoding peroxisomal membrane protein 11C-like isoform X1 produces MSKMLNEICDMLDGYTGRDKIIRMLCYTTKLASGLYAQKDPELARKLAIFSSKMSETRATLRLFDDLPMLAYSLSYGYGSKEPDRWMGLIGFISNLVDHAYYPVDKVCWLLEHNLLNVQNPTKWDTINSLLWVGSIYLNLMKTIRSFTVMEQHKSCIDKKENEASQAFQMLLVKQRMEALSILRLSLDLIHAGSTLPKGMLWGGCFQTWHVGLIGTVSSLMGLYQYVAKKRIVKQCS; encoded by the exons ATGAGCAAGATGTTGAACGAAATCTGTGATATGTTGGACGGATACACCGGACGGGATAAG ATCATACGGATGCTTTGCTACACGACTAAGCTGGCCTCAGGACTGTACGCCCAAAAGGACCCGGAATTGGCAAGAAAATTGGCTATTTTCAGCTCGAAGATGTCCGAAACACGTGCCACCCTTCGACTGTTCGATGATCTGCCGATGCTGGCGTACAGCTTGAGCTATGGTTACGGTAGCAAAGAACCGGACCGGTGGATGGGACTGATTGGATTCATCTCAAATCTGGTCGACCATGCCTACTATCCGGTGGACAAAGTTTGTTGGCTTCTGGAGCACAATCTGCTGAACGTGCAGAATCCCACCAAGTGGGACACGATCAACTCCTTGCTGTGGGTTGGGTCGATATACCTCAATCTGATGAA aACTATTCGGAGCTTCACCGTAATGGAGCAACATAAATCATGTAtagataaaaaagaaaacgaagcaaG TCAAGCATTTCAAATGTTGCTGGTTAAGCAACGCATGGAAGCCCTTTCAATTCTACGGTTATCATTGGACCTAATTCATGCCGGCAGTACACTACCGAAAGGTATGCTTTGGGGTGGATGCTTCCAAACTTGGCACGTTGGGTTAATTGGTACCGTATCGTCGCTAATGGGTCTGTATCAATATGTCGCCAAAAAGCGAATCGTTAAACAGTGTTCCTAG